The following proteins are encoded in a genomic region of Limosilactobacillus reuteri subsp. reuteri:
- a CDS encoding YfcC family protein, with protein MQETQTKKKHHFHMPSAFTILFLIIILIAILTWIIPAGTYETDKAGNIISGTYKAVTNKPQGIWDIFMAPVIGMVGDKKTDGAISVSLFILVIGGFLGVVNKTNALNEGIGSIVRRYKGREKQLIPILMLLFALGGSTYGMGEETIAFYPLLIPVMMGVGFDSIVAVAIALVGSQVGCLASTVNPFATGVASQTLNISPGDGLVSRVILLIITITISIIYVYHYASVIEKDPTKSLVYNQRAEDEKHFLVKADPNDDHKMTGRQKTVIWLFGITFVVMILGLIPWSNLNSHWTFFDKFTKWLVNIPFLGDLLGHDMAPFGTWYFNEITMLFLFMSVLIMAVYHMKESEFIDAFMSGMGDFLSVAIIVAVARGIQVIMNNGMITGTVLHWGELGLHGLSQTIFIILTYIFYIPMSFLIPSTSGLAAATMGIIGPMGHFAHVSGSLVITAYQAASGWVNLITPTSGVVMGALAIAHINVGIWWKWMLKLMIYLFVATCLFLGIAALL; from the coding sequence GTGCAGGAAACGCAAACGAAGAAAAAACATCATTTTCATATGCCCTCTGCGTTTACAATTTTATTTTTAATTATTATTTTAATTGCAATTTTAACGTGGATTATACCAGCAGGGACATATGAGACGGATAAAGCTGGAAATATTATTTCTGGCACATATAAGGCGGTGACAAATAAACCCCAGGGAATTTGGGATATCTTTATGGCACCCGTTATCGGGATGGTCGGTGATAAAAAGACAGATGGAGCTATCTCAGTATCACTATTTATTCTTGTTATCGGTGGATTCCTAGGAGTGGTTAATAAGACAAATGCATTAAACGAAGGGATCGGTTCAATCGTTCGCCGGTATAAGGGACGAGAAAAACAATTGATTCCAATTTTAATGCTTCTGTTTGCTCTTGGTGGATCAACATATGGAATGGGGGAAGAAACGATTGCATTCTATCCTCTCTTGATCCCCGTGATGATGGGTGTTGGCTTTGATTCAATTGTAGCGGTTGCGATTGCTTTAGTGGGAAGTCAAGTTGGTTGTTTAGCATCAACTGTTAACCCGTTTGCCACAGGAGTAGCTTCTCAAACGTTAAATATTTCTCCTGGTGATGGTTTAGTTTCCCGGGTAATCCTTTTAATTATTACGATAACGATTAGTATTATTTATGTTTACCACTATGCATCGGTAATTGAAAAAGATCCAACTAAATCATTAGTTTACAATCAACGAGCAGAAGATGAAAAGCACTTTTTAGTCAAGGCTGATCCTAATGACGACCATAAGATGACCGGTCGTCAAAAGACAGTTATTTGGCTATTCGGAATTACTTTTGTTGTGATGATTCTAGGACTAATTCCATGGTCAAACCTTAATAGCCATTGGACATTTTTTGATAAATTTACAAAGTGGTTGGTTAATATTCCATTCCTAGGCGATTTATTAGGGCATGATATGGCACCCTTTGGAACATGGTACTTCAATGAAATTACCATGCTCTTCCTCTTTATGTCGGTCTTGATTATGGCTGTTTACCATATGAAGGAAAGTGAATTTATTGATGCTTTCATGTCAGGAATGGGAGATTTCTTAAGCGTTGCAATTATTGTGGCAGTTGCACGGGGAATTCAAGTAATAATGAATAATGGGATGATCACTGGAACAGTTCTTCACTGGGGAGAATTGGGCCTTCATGGATTATCACAAACGATCTTTATTATTTTGACTTACATTTTCTATATCCCAATGTCATTCTTAATTCCATCAACGTCTGGGTTAGCTGCGGCAACGATGGGAATTATCGGACCAATGGGACATTTTGCGCATGTTTCTGGTAGCCTTGTTATTACTGCTTATCAAGCAGCTTCAGGTTGGGTTAACCTTATTACCCCAACTTCGGGAGTTGTTATGGGAGCATTAGCAATTGCGCATATTAATGTCGGCATTTGGTGGAAGTGGATGCTGAAATTAATGATTTATCTCTTTGTTGCTACTTGCTTGTTCTTAGGAATTGCTGCCTTGCTCTAG
- a CDS encoding dipeptidase gives MDKIITEDEQKAAVKILERLISVPSYNQPAEEGAPFGKGIRNALDEMMKICDELGFKTYEDPDGYYGYAEVGSGDKIFGVICHLDTVPAGDLGKWKHDPFKGTVINDAVYGRGSQDDKGPGIAALYAVKALMDQGYHFNQRIRFIYGTDEEILWRGIAEYNKKEAPIDSGISPDAEFPLIYAEKGLQQSYLVGPGTDQLKINLKNAFNAVPDSAVYDGPKQDEVKAALDKHGFEYTSDGNSITVIGKSVHAMMAPEGTNAVLRLAIALDDVFDFKPLDFIGKLFKEDATGSNVLGDVRDESGQLTFNISSLEINENETRMQIDLRIPVTIDRDNLLAKLSKQVAAYDLKYVHFDYLAPLYVPKDSKLVQTLMKVYKEQTGDVAAEPQISGGATFARTMNNCVAFGGMLPTTPDYMHQANEQWPLPDMYKAMEIYAQAIKKLCVD, from the coding sequence ATGGATAAAATTATTACAGAAGATGAACAAAAAGCTGCTGTTAAAATTTTAGAACGACTAATTTCTGTTCCATCATATAATCAACCAGCAGAAGAAGGCGCACCATTTGGCAAAGGAATTCGTAACGCCCTCGATGAAATGATGAAGATTTGTGATGAATTAGGTTTTAAGACCTATGAAGATCCAGACGGGTACTATGGCTATGCAGAAGTTGGTAGTGGGGACAAAATTTTTGGTGTAATTTGTCATCTTGATACGGTTCCTGCCGGCGATTTAGGCAAATGGAAACATGATCCATTTAAAGGCACAGTAATCAATGATGCAGTTTATGGACGAGGGTCACAAGATGATAAAGGTCCAGGAATTGCAGCTTTATATGCTGTTAAAGCATTGATGGATCAAGGTTATCACTTCAATCAACGAATTCGTTTTATTTATGGAACTGATGAAGAAATTCTATGGCGTGGAATTGCTGAATATAATAAAAAGGAAGCGCCGATTGATAGTGGAATTTCTCCTGATGCTGAATTTCCATTAATTTATGCTGAAAAGGGGTTGCAACAATCTTATCTCGTTGGTCCAGGAACAGATCAACTAAAGATTAACTTGAAAAATGCGTTTAATGCGGTCCCTGATAGTGCAGTGTACGATGGTCCAAAGCAGGATGAAGTGAAGGCGGCTTTAGATAAGCATGGCTTTGAATATACAAGTGACGGTAATTCAATTACTGTTATTGGCAAGTCTGTTCATGCGATGATGGCACCGGAAGGAACGAATGCTGTTTTACGGTTAGCGATTGCGCTTGATGATGTTTTTGATTTTAAGCCACTTGATTTTATTGGCAAATTATTTAAGGAAGATGCAACGGGGAGCAATGTTCTCGGTGATGTTCGCGATGAGTCTGGACAATTAACTTTCAATATTTCTAGTCTTGAAATTAATGAAAATGAAACAAGAATGCAGATTGATTTACGAATTCCCGTAACGATCGATCGCGATAATTTACTAGCAAAACTAAGTAAACAGGTGGCAGCTTATGATTTGAAGTATGTTCATTTTGATTATTTAGCACCCCTGTACGTTCCAAAAGACAGTAAATTAGTGCAAACTTTGATGAAAGTTTATAAAGAACAAACTGGGGATGTTGCTGCTGAACCGCAAATTTCTGGTGGAGCAACATTTGCCCGAACGATGAATAATTGTGTTGCTTTTGGGGGAATGTTACCAACAACTCCCGACTATATGCATCAAGCTAATGAACAGTGGCCATTGCCAGACATGTATAAAGCAATGGAAATCTATGCTCAGGCAATCAAGAAGCTTTGTGTGGATTAA
- a CDS encoding MFS transporter yields the protein MNNKNSLVTKLAFLSVSFMVTSAYAIQGSLPQLKAALGISQTQSEYLVTTPSFAVMIFVVLSPLLQQWFNISDKKIIMAGVTIVGLAGIVPMFANDYTAILISRLVLGAGFGLYNSQAISMISVWYEGTTRAQMLGWRAAAEQIGQACTLAIAGLILSYAGWHASFAVYLLAFVVLFFFAVRVPDDSKAQDNNVAEDDLAEELTEVEEPIKKISPVVYLLVLFAFLLVVDYVGMENRFPGLTVAIKGSSYTGSSMFLSLMLIGATLGGLFYGSINKALGFNTVYLGLGLMAISNFLFAFANGNFAMLVIGLLLIGFPLQLVSPLIFNLLPDLAPAKRQPLVTSMVLIGFNFGAFFSPTIAEWMNRLVGRPMSGLDLAAPFPIYGVMLIVIALIIFFATRHSKQAN from the coding sequence ATGAATAACAAAAATTCTCTTGTTACCAAATTGGCGTTCCTGTCAGTTTCATTCATGGTTACGAGTGCTTATGCCATTCAAGGTTCTTTACCGCAATTAAAGGCGGCACTCGGAATCTCACAGACACAGTCAGAATATTTAGTTACGACTCCATCATTTGCTGTAATGATTTTTGTTGTCCTTTCACCATTACTTCAACAATGGTTCAATATTTCTGATAAGAAGATTATTATGGCCGGGGTTACAATTGTTGGCCTTGCCGGAATTGTTCCCATGTTTGCGAATGACTACACTGCGATTTTGATTTCGCGGTTAGTTTTAGGAGCAGGGTTTGGTTTATACAATTCTCAAGCAATTTCGATGATTTCAGTTTGGTATGAAGGTACAACTCGAGCTCAAATGCTTGGTTGGCGTGCTGCGGCTGAACAAATCGGTCAAGCTTGTACCCTGGCAATTGCTGGGTTAATTCTTAGCTATGCAGGTTGGCATGCATCATTTGCCGTCTACCTTCTTGCCTTTGTTGTTCTCTTCTTCTTTGCCGTTCGTGTTCCTGACGATAGCAAAGCACAGGATAATAACGTTGCCGAAGATGATCTTGCTGAAGAATTAACTGAAGTGGAAGAACCAATTAAAAAGATTAGTCCAGTAGTTTACCTCCTTGTTCTCTTTGCCTTCCTCTTGGTTGTAGATTATGTTGGAATGGAAAATCGTTTCCCTGGCTTAACCGTTGCAATTAAGGGAAGTAGCTATACTGGTTCATCAATGTTCCTTTCCTTAATGTTAATTGGGGCAACGCTTGGTGGTTTATTCTACGGATCAATTAATAAAGCGTTAGGTTTTAACACTGTTTACCTTGGTCTCGGGTTAATGGCCATTTCAAACTTCTTATTTGCCTTCGCAAACGGCAACTTTGCAATGTTAGTAATTGGTTTGCTTTTAATCGGCTTCCCACTACAATTAGTTTCTCCGTTGATTTTTAACTTGTTGCCGGATTTAGCTCCTGCTAAGCGTCAACCATTAGTAACTTCAATGGTACTGATTGGTTTTAACTTTGGAGCTTTCTTCTCACCAACAATTGCTGAATGGATGAATCGATTAGTCGGTCGCCCAATGAGTGGCCTTGATCTTGCCGCACCATTCCCAATCTACGGGGTAATGCTAATAGTTATTGCCTTAATTATTTTCTTTGCAACTCGTCATTCTAAACAAGCTAACTAA
- a CDS encoding Dyp-type peroxidase, whose product MVMNPNKAQDVWKDAGEHVQFTVLELKRENQAKEQEAIQEFVERFQAITRSLRIRDNKGNLKVSLGFSNDAWDYLFPNAPKPKELETYQTLTGPKYKMPAAKGDIFLHIRANDEAAVYEFMAQVMLFIRDITNVVDETKGFRYFEGRAIIGFIDGTENPEPQDAAEYAIIGDEDPTFENGSYAFAQKWRHNMDIWNKLTTETQEKAVGRKKFSDLELSEKEKFKNAHNVASQAEIDGIEQKIVRMNVPYSDPAADNTGTFFIGYSRHWTVTKKMLENMLEQNDYLLTFSDILGGQLFFIPSRPMLDQIAEGELN is encoded by the coding sequence ATGGTAATGAATCCTAATAAAGCACAAGACGTTTGGAAAGACGCCGGTGAACATGTCCAATTTACTGTATTAGAATTAAAACGAGAAAATCAAGCAAAGGAACAAGAAGCAATTCAAGAATTTGTTGAACGGTTCCAAGCAATTACTCGATCACTGCGAATTCGGGATAATAAGGGTAATCTTAAAGTTTCTTTAGGCTTTAGCAACGACGCATGGGACTATCTTTTCCCAAATGCCCCTAAACCCAAAGAATTAGAAACTTACCAAACATTAACCGGGCCAAAATACAAAATGCCTGCCGCAAAAGGAGATATTTTCCTCCATATTCGTGCAAACGATGAGGCTGCAGTTTACGAATTCATGGCTCAAGTAATGCTCTTTATTAGAGATATTACTAATGTTGTTGATGAAACAAAGGGCTTTCGCTATTTTGAAGGCCGGGCCATTATTGGCTTTATTGATGGAACTGAAAATCCGGAACCTCAGGATGCTGCTGAATACGCAATTATTGGTGATGAGGATCCTACGTTTGAAAATGGTTCATATGCCTTTGCACAAAAATGGCGGCATAACATGGACATTTGGAATAAGCTAACTACTGAAACGCAAGAAAAAGCTGTTGGACGAAAGAAGTTTTCTGACTTAGAATTAAGCGAAAAAGAGAAGTTTAAGAATGCTCATAATGTCGCTTCCCAAGCGGAAATTGATGGTATTGAACAGAAGATTGTGCGCATGAATGTTCCATATTCAGACCCTGCCGCTGATAATACTGGAACTTTCTTTATTGGTTATTCAAGGCATTGGACTGTAACTAAGAAGATGCTTGAAAATATGCTTGAGCAAAACGATTATCTCCTAACTTTCTCTGATATTTTAGGTGGTCAACTCTTCTTTATTCCTTCGCGTCCAATGTTGGATCAAATTGCTGAAGGCGAATTAAATTAG